One window from the genome of Desulforamulus ruminis DSM 2154 encodes:
- a CDS encoding pseudouridine synthase, whose translation MEERLQKVLAKAGMASRRHSEELILNGKVKVNGKVITELGTKVNAAKDVIEVSGKVIPPPERKVYYLLNKPRGYVTTLKDERGRKTVMDLLEGIPQRVYPVGRLDYDSEGLLLLTNDGELTQAFTHPKHRVKKTYMARVEGIPEPEKLESLTKGIQLEDGLTAPAEVRLTNILDNRALLEIRIHEGRNRQVRRMCEQIGHPVVRLRRVQMGPLVLGDLKPGQYRPLTHNELREVMALAGIKAESAPLGKGIRTFTGVSGDRRKKAGAAKSTRGPRFDKGTAGKTGPRQRFK comes from the coding sequence ATGGAAGAAAGGCTGCAAAAGGTACTGGCCAAGGCGGGGATGGCTTCCCGCCGTCATTCCGAAGAATTGATTTTGAACGGAAAAGTAAAAGTGAATGGTAAAGTGATAACGGAATTGGGAACCAAGGTGAATGCCGCCAAGGATGTGATTGAAGTGTCCGGGAAGGTAATCCCTCCCCCGGAGAGAAAAGTGTATTATCTTTTAAATAAACCAAGGGGTTACGTGACCACCCTTAAGGATGAAAGGGGCCGCAAAACCGTAATGGATCTCCTGGAGGGCATTCCCCAGAGGGTCTACCCTGTGGGGCGGCTGGATTATGACTCCGAGGGGCTGCTGTTATTGACCAACGACGGGGAATTAACCCAGGCTTTTACCCATCCCAAACACCGGGTGAAGAAAACCTATATGGCCAGGGTGGAAGGAATTCCTGAGCCGGAAAAACTGGAGTCTTTAACCAAGGGAATCCAACTGGAGGATGGGCTTACGGCTCCGGCGGAAGTGAGGCTGACCAATATTCTGGATAACAGGGCCCTATTGGAAATCCGCATTCACGAAGGAAGAAACCGCCAGGTTAGACGGATGTGCGAACAGATTGGCCATCCGGTGGTGCGCCTGCGCAGGGTGCAAATGGGCCCGCTGGTTTTGGGGGACCTGAAGCCGGGTCAATACCGGCCTTTAACTCATAACGAGCTGCGGGAAGTTATGGCGCTGGCCGGGATAAAGGCGGAGTCTGCCCCTTTAGGGAAGGGGATCAGGACCTTCACCGGAGTCTCCGGGGATCGGAGAAAGAAGGCTGGGGCTGCTAAAAGTACCAGAGGTCCCCGGTTCGATAAAGGAACTGCAGGAAAAACAGGTCCTCGTCAGAGGTTTAAATAA
- the aroH gene encoding chorismate mutase, which translates to MGTVVRGIRGAITVERNESQQILEATQELLEKIVQENHLDTEDICSAFFTVTQDLDTEFPAKAARALGWTSVPLMCTSEVNVAGALPKCIRVLIHINTGRSQSEIKHVYLGRAVQLRPDLVG; encoded by the coding sequence ATGGGGACCGTGGTCAGGGGAATACGGGGTGCTATTACGGTAGAACGGAATGAAAGTCAGCAAATATTAGAAGCAACGCAAGAACTGCTGGAAAAAATTGTGCAGGAAAACCACTTAGATACCGAGGATATCTGCAGTGCCTTTTTTACTGTAACCCAGGATCTGGACACAGAGTTCCCGGCGAAGGCCGCCCGGGCCCTGGGCTGGACTTCAGTGCCCTTAATGTGCACCTCGGAAGTAAATGTGGCAGGGGCCTTGCCGAAATGTATTCGTGTACTGATACATATAAATACCGGCAGGTCCCAATCGGAGATCAAACATGTTTATTTAGGCCGGGCAGTTCAATTAAGGCCTGATTTAGTGGGCTAA
- the aroA gene encoding 3-phosphoshikimate 1-carboxyvinyltransferase, which translates to MELIVNPVKKLSGEISVPGDKSVSHRAVMLGALARGTTEVENFLMGEDCLATVKCFGALGVQIKGPDKGRLTIQGVGLEGLKEPADVLDAGNSGTTTRLLLGILAGQPFCSILTGDGSLRNRPMARVTKPLSDMGASFLGRQENRFLPLAVRGGTLKPIAFQSPVASAQIKSAVLLAGLFAEGETTVTEPAPSRDHTERMLESFGVQLLRTGNTVTLQGRPQLRGNKVRVPGDISSAAFPLVAAAILPGSDITVTGVGINPTRDGLLEVLRKMGANLELLNIRMQSGEPVADIRVRGTGLKGTEISGELIPRLIDEIPVLAVAAAYAEGTTVIKDAAELKVKESNRIATVAEELKKFGADIEELPDGLIVQGGKPLQGTVAQSYGDHRIAMAMAVAGLGASRPTTIEGAHCVDVSFPGFAHALKFLAVE; encoded by the coding sequence ATGGAATTAATCGTTAATCCGGTTAAAAAATTATCGGGAGAAATTTCTGTCCCCGGGGACAAGTCCGTTTCCCACCGGGCCGTGATGCTTGGCGCCCTGGCTCGGGGAACCACCGAAGTGGAAAACTTTCTTATGGGCGAGGATTGTCTTGCTACGGTAAAATGTTTCGGGGCCTTGGGCGTTCAGATAAAAGGTCCGGATAAGGGCCGTCTGACCATTCAGGGAGTTGGACTGGAGGGGCTGAAGGAACCGGCCGATGTACTGGATGCCGGAAACTCCGGAACCACTACCCGTCTGCTGTTGGGAATTCTGGCGGGACAGCCTTTTTGCAGTATCCTGACCGGAGACGGTTCCCTGCGCAATCGCCCCATGGCCCGGGTAACCAAACCTCTTTCCGACATGGGAGCCAGCTTTCTGGGGCGGCAAGAAAACCGTTTTCTGCCTCTGGCCGTGCGGGGAGGAACTCTAAAACCCATTGCTTTTCAGTCCCCTGTGGCCAGCGCCCAGATCAAATCGGCCGTGCTGCTGGCGGGACTTTTTGCGGAAGGGGAAACAACCGTGACCGAGCCGGCGCCTTCCCGGGATCATACCGAGCGCATGCTTGAGAGTTTTGGCGTGCAGCTTTTGCGCACCGGAAACACCGTCACCCTGCAGGGGCGGCCCCAGCTTAGGGGGAACAAAGTGAGGGTTCCCGGCGATATTTCTTCCGCCGCCTTTCCCCTGGTGGCGGCGGCAATCCTGCCAGGGTCGGACATTACGGTTACCGGCGTAGGCATTAACCCCACCCGGGATGGCCTGCTGGAGGTGCTCCGGAAGATGGGGGCCAATCTGGAGCTGCTGAATATTCGGATGCAAAGCGGGGAACCGGTGGCAGATATCCGGGTCCGGGGAACGGGTTTAAAAGGGACCGAAATTTCCGGAGAACTGATCCCCCGGCTGATTGATGAAATCCCCGTACTGGCGGTGGCCGCGGCTTACGCCGAAGGAACCACCGTGATTAAGGATGCGGCAGAGCTCAAGGTAAAGGAAAGCAACCGTATTGCCACAGTGGCCGAAGAACTCAAGAAGTTTGGGGCCGATATCGAAGAACTTCCGGACGGATTGATCGTCCAAGGAGGAAAACCCCTGCAGGGAACGGTAGCCCAAAGCTACGGAGACCACCGGATTGCCATGGCCATGGCGGTGGCCGGGTTAGGCGCTTCCCGTCCCACCACTATTGAAGGGGCCCATTGTGTTGATGTAAGCTTTCCGGGCTTTGCCCATGCATTAAAATTTTTAGCGGTAGAATAA
- a CDS encoding prephenate dehydrogenase has product MFNKVVIAGVGLIGGSLGLAMIRRNLAREVVGVDPAAENLALAERLGAVHRAGVLAEVLPGAELFILAAPIGVTLGVLEMAIPYLTSGTIVTDVGSVKGRLLERARKMVPEGVYLVGGHPMAGLEVAGVAGAREDLFEGASYVLTPDPHTHPLVLDKLKKLIQGIGANPVEMAAGDHDRAVAAISHLPHLLAATLVNTVTAEPNPDQLLKLAGGGFRDTTRIAASNASMWRDILLTNRDRVLETLRQFRGQLEEMEQAIENFDSQQLVYGLERARNVRAALPENRTYLKKR; this is encoded by the coding sequence TTGTTCAATAAAGTTGTGATTGCCGGGGTCGGGTTAATCGGAGGGTCCCTGGGGCTGGCCATGATCCGGAGAAATCTGGCCCGGGAAGTGGTCGGCGTTGATCCGGCGGCTGAGAATCTGGCTCTGGCTGAAAGGCTGGGAGCCGTTCACCGGGCCGGCGTGCTGGCAGAGGTCCTGCCGGGTGCCGAGCTTTTTATACTGGCCGCGCCCATAGGTGTGACACTGGGTGTGTTAGAAATGGCCATTCCCTACCTTACGTCGGGAACCATTGTAACCGATGTGGGAAGCGTCAAAGGGCGGCTGCTGGAGCGTGCCCGCAAGATGGTGCCTGAAGGGGTCTATCTGGTGGGGGGACATCCTATGGCGGGCCTGGAGGTGGCCGGGGTTGCCGGAGCCCGGGAGGATTTATTTGAAGGAGCTTCCTATGTTTTAACCCCGGATCCCCATACCCATCCCCTGGTTTTAGACAAGTTAAAAAAACTGATTCAAGGCATCGGTGCCAACCCGGTGGAAATGGCGGCGGGGGATCATGACCGGGCGGTGGCGGCCATCAGCCATTTACCCCATCTCCTGGCCGCCACCCTGGTGAATACCGTCACGGCGGAGCCGAACCCGGACCAATTGTTGAAGCTGGCCGGCGGCGGGTTCCGGGACACCACCCGCATTGCTGCCTCCAATGCCTCCATGTGGCGGGATATCCTGCTGACCAACCGGGACAGGGTTCTGGAAACCCTGCGGCAGTTCCGCGGACAACTGGAGGAGATGGAGCAGGCCATTGAAAATTTTGATTCGCAACAGCTTGTATACGGGCTGGAACGAGCCCGGAATGTCCGGGCCGCCTTGCCCGAAAATAGAACATATTTGAAAAAGCGGTGA
- a CDS encoding pyridoxal phosphate-dependent aminotransferase: protein MVLSDKVASFLSRSSWIRKMFEEGDRLRKIHGADKVFDFTLGNPSVEPPEKFHEELKKLAFNPLPGMHRYMSNAGYPETRQAIAEVLTEQSGLSFNANHVIMTVGAGGGLNIILKAILNPGDEVIALAPYFVEYGFYADNHGGVLKVVPTTTGFLPDLEALEAAMGPKTRAIIINSPNNPTGVVYPPEILASLNQLVERKSRETGRAIFVLSDEPYSKIVFDGIQVPSVFRYITNALLVTSHSKDLALPGERIGYVAVNPNINGVDQLIEGLVFCNRTLGFVNAPALMQRLVAGLQRESVDIAEYQEKRDLLYHHLTSLGFEMVKPQGAFYLFPKSPLPDDIEFTQRALAHNLLVVPGSGFGCPGYFRLAYCIDAEIIKKSLPAWTTLAKELGI from the coding sequence ATGGTCCTATCTGATAAAGTGGCTTCCTTTTTAAGCCGGTCTTCCTGGATACGGAAAATGTTCGAGGAAGGAGACCGCCTGCGTAAAATTCACGGGGCAGACAAAGTCTTTGACTTTACTCTGGGAAATCCTTCTGTGGAGCCCCCGGAGAAATTTCATGAGGAATTAAAAAAGCTGGCCTTCAATCCCCTGCCCGGCATGCACCGCTATATGAGCAACGCCGGTTACCCCGAAACCCGCCAGGCCATTGCGGAGGTTCTTACGGAACAGTCCGGACTTTCCTTTAATGCCAATCATGTGATTATGACCGTTGGGGCCGGCGGCGGCCTAAACATCATTCTCAAAGCCATACTAAATCCCGGGGACGAAGTGATTGCTTTAGCGCCTTATTTTGTTGAATACGGATTTTACGCAGATAACCATGGCGGCGTATTAAAAGTTGTGCCCACCACAACCGGCTTTTTGCCGGACCTGGAGGCGCTGGAAGCCGCCATGGGGCCAAAAACCAGAGCTATTATTATAAACTCTCCCAATAATCCCACCGGAGTGGTTTACCCCCCTGAAATATTGGCCTCGCTAAACCAATTGGTGGAAAGAAAATCCCGGGAAACCGGACGTGCCATCTTTGTGTTGTCCGATGAACCCTACTCCAAAATTGTTTTTGACGGTATTCAGGTTCCCTCGGTTTTTCGCTATATTACCAATGCCCTGCTGGTTACCTCGCACAGTAAGGACCTGGCTCTGCCCGGTGAACGCATCGGTTACGTGGCGGTGAATCCCAACATCAACGGGGTGGACCAGCTCATCGAAGGGCTTGTCTTTTGTAACCGGACTCTGGGCTTTGTCAACGCCCCTGCTTTAATGCAGCGTTTAGTAGCCGGACTGCAGCGGGAATCCGTTGATATTGCGGAGTATCAGGAAAAACGGGACCTCTTATACCATCATCTAACCTCTCTGGGTTTTGAAATGGTTAAGCCCCAGGGCGCCTTCTATCTCTTCCCGAAATCCCCCCTGCCGGACGATATTGAGTTTACTCAAAGGGCCCTGGCCCATAACCTGCTGGTAGTCCCCGGCAGCGGCTTCGGATGTCCGGGCTATTTCAGGCTGGCCTATTGTATTGATGCCGAAATTATTAAAAAATCCCTGCCCGCCTGGACAACCCTGGCCAAGGAACTTGGTATCTAA
- a CDS encoding lysophospholipid acyltransferase family protein, which translates to MIYSFLWRVIRLILLIWRRWQVIGVEHLPQRGGVVVVSNHVSNLDPVVVGCALTRPIHFMAKIELFKISIIGWFLRQLKSFPIHRDKSDRQAIRTALELLQSGEVLGIFPEGTRSKSGELQKPHIGAALLAVKADVPILPIALKGTKGFFTKIVVLVGEPIYLPEVWHNRPGKEELEKLSEQAMGQVAALLNK; encoded by the coding sequence ATGATATACTCTTTTCTCTGGAGGGTGATCCGGCTGATCCTTCTCATTTGGCGTAGATGGCAGGTGATTGGGGTTGAGCATCTGCCTCAGCGGGGAGGGGTGGTGGTTGTCAGCAACCACGTCAGCAACCTGGATCCCGTTGTGGTGGGGTGCGCCTTAACCAGACCCATTCATTTTATGGCCAAGATAGAGTTGTTTAAAATTAGTATTATCGGCTGGTTTTTAAGACAATTAAAATCCTTTCCAATACACCGGGATAAATCGGATCGGCAGGCGATCCGGACAGCACTGGAATTACTTCAGTCCGGAGAGGTGCTGGGGATATTCCCCGAAGGCACCAGGAGCAAATCCGGCGAATTGCAAAAGCCTCATATTGGGGCCGCCCTGCTGGCGGTTAAGGCCGATGTTCCCATACTCCCGATAGCGCTTAAAGGCACAAAGGGGTTTTTTACTAAAATTGTTGTTTTGGTGGGTGAACCCATTTATCTGCCGGAGGTGTGGCATAACCGGCCCGGGAAAGAAGAACTGGAGAAGTTAAGCGAGCAGGCAATGGGACAAGTCGCCGCTTTATTGAATAAATAA
- the aroF gene encoding 3-deoxy-7-phosphoheptulonate synthase, whose product MIIVMSPKADENKTDAVLERLKRAGFQIHLSQGVERTIIGAIRDRTRMGDLALAAMPGVESVVPILQPYKLASRAFKEEGTIVRVGDIAIGGEEIHVMAGPCAVESREQLLEAARLVKEAGATLLRGGAFKPRTSPYSFQGLEEEGLKLLAEAREKTGLKVVTEVMDASTLPMIAEYADILQIGTRNMQNFFLLREVAKVDKPVLLKRGVSATIEEWLMAAEYIMAGGNYNVILCERGIRTYESFTRNTLDLAAIPVVKHLSHLPIIVDPSHAIGKWRFVPPMAAAAVAAGADGLLIEVHPNPAEALCDGPQSLTPTNFQSLMQDLKSVAGVFGRKVGGN is encoded by the coding sequence ATGATTATTGTCATGAGCCCTAAAGCGGATGAAAATAAAACGGATGCAGTTTTGGAAAGATTGAAGCGGGCAGGTTTTCAAATCCACCTGTCCCAGGGAGTGGAAAGAACCATCATTGGTGCCATTAGAGATCGAACCCGCATGGGCGATCTGGCTTTGGCAGCCATGCCGGGAGTTGAGAGCGTGGTCCCCATTTTACAACCCTACAAACTGGCCAGCAGGGCCTTTAAAGAAGAAGGAACCATTGTCAGAGTGGGGGATATTGCCATTGGGGGCGAGGAAATTCATGTCATGGCCGGGCCTTGTGCCGTAGAAAGCCGGGAACAGTTGTTGGAAGCAGCCCGGCTGGTCAAAGAGGCCGGGGCCACCCTGCTGCGCGGGGGCGCTTTTAAACCTCGCACCTCGCCCTATTCCTTCCAGGGCTTGGAGGAAGAAGGGCTAAAACTTTTGGCTGAGGCCAGGGAAAAAACCGGCTTGAAAGTTGTAACCGAGGTGATGGATGCCAGCACCCTGCCCATGATTGCGGAGTATGCGGATATTTTGCAAATTGGCACCCGGAATATGCAAAATTTCTTCCTGCTGCGGGAAGTGGCCAAAGTGGATAAGCCGGTTTTGTTGAAACGGGGAGTTTCGGCCACCATTGAAGAATGGTTGATGGCGGCGGAGTATATTATGGCCGGGGGCAACTATAATGTCATTTTGTGCGAAAGAGGCATTCGGACCTACGAAAGCTTTACCCGCAATACGCTGGACCTGGCGGCCATACCGGTGGTAAAACACCTTTCCCACCTGCCCATTATCGTGGATCCCAGCCATGCCATTGGTAAATGGCGGTTTGTGCCGCCCATGGCTGCGGCAGCGGTGGCAGCCGGTGCGGACGGCTTATTGATTGAAGTTCACCCCAACCCTGCCGAAGCCCTTTGTGACGGGCCTCAGTCCCTAACACCCACCAACTTCCAGTCCCTGATGCAGGATCTGAAATCCGTGGCCGGGGTTTTTGGTCGAAAAGTGGGAGGAAACTAG
- a CDS encoding spore maturation protein yields the protein MYEVINEISRWAIPLMLLLIPLAAFFKKVPVFETFVEGAEAGFSTAIKTIPFLTAMLVAVSVFRASGAMELLTSTLSTLLDVVGIPAEIIPHAIMRPLSGGAALGIATELIKTHGPDSFVGRLVSTMQGSSDTTFYVLTLYFGSVGIRKYRYAVASGLAADFTTLVASILICHMMF from the coding sequence ATGTACGAGGTGATTAATGAGATTTCCCGCTGGGCCATTCCGTTGATGCTGCTGCTGATTCCCCTGGCGGCTTTTTTTAAAAAAGTGCCGGTGTTTGAGACTTTTGTGGAAGGTGCTGAGGCCGGATTTTCTACAGCTATAAAAACCATTCCCTTTCTTACCGCCATGCTGGTGGCAGTGAGCGTTTTTCGTGCTTCCGGAGCCATGGAGTTGTTAACTTCCACCCTCTCAACCCTTCTGGACGTGGTGGGGATTCCCGCTGAAATTATTCCCCATGCCATTATGCGTCCCCTCTCCGGAGGAGCTGCCCTGGGGATCGCCACGGAGTTAATTAAGACCCATGGACCCGACAGCTTTGTGGGACGGCTGGTTTCCACCATGCAGGGCAGCAGTGACACCACCTTTTATGTCTTAACCTTATATTTCGGTTCGGTGGGCATACGAAAATACCGCTATGCGGTTGCTTCCGGCCTAGCCGCGGATTTTACCACCCTGGTGGCGTCGATTCTTATTTGCCACATGATGTTTTAG
- a CDS encoding bifunctional 4-hydroxy-3-methylbut-2-enyl diphosphate reductase/30S ribosomal protein S1: MEVRLASKAGFCYGVKRAIELALTTAEENEGPIYTLGPLIHNPQVVKDLANRGIKEITVLPQNEGGTVIIRSHGVGPDILQEAQEKDVRIMDATCPFVARAQRYAREMAEQGLPVYILGDPGHPEVQGILGWTKGKGIVIEGAEEINPVEDHRVGLVAQTTQPLANYQAVVEALQKQGLQVDARNTICHATGERQQAALELAKTVDVMIVVGGKESANTKKLARICQETGTPTYHVESAQELQEDWFREAGTCGLTAGASTPDAIIEEVKRRMNEMDQMNGEEAMQDAMEVKSPRAGELVKGVVVQIGMDEVMVDVGAKSEGVVPRKELACYGVDNPQDVVKVGDEIECVVIKSEDNEGRLILSKERADAEKAWGGLEEAMEKGTIIQGTVREVVKGGLLVDVGVRAFMPASLVDRGYVEDLSKYLNEKISVRVIEMNKQRKKVVISRKAVLEEEYARKREELLETLEEGQTVKGIVRRLTQFGAFVDLGGLDGLLHISEMSWHRINHPSEVVKAGDELEVMVLKVDRENEKISLGLKQILPNPWDNIEEKYPVDKVFPAKVVRLASFGAFVQLEPGVEGLVHISHLADRHVAKPDEVVREGEEVNVKVLSVDPVEKRIRLSIREVNSEGRPAREPRQNKQETAPIVEENKEENGPTLGDVFGDMFKQEEK, translated from the coding sequence TTGGAGGTCAGGTTAGCCAGCAAAGCGGGGTTCTGCTATGGAGTTAAACGAGCCATTGAACTGGCTTTAACCACTGCAGAGGAGAATGAAGGTCCAATATATACCCTGGGGCCCCTTATTCATAATCCTCAGGTGGTGAAGGACCTGGCTAACAGGGGAATTAAAGAAATTACCGTATTGCCACAAAACGAGGGAGGCACCGTGATTATTCGTTCCCACGGTGTGGGCCCCGACATATTGCAGGAAGCACAGGAAAAAGACGTAAGAATTATGGATGCAACCTGTCCCTTTGTTGCCCGGGCCCAAAGATATGCCCGGGAAATGGCTGAGCAGGGTCTGCCGGTCTATATCCTGGGGGATCCGGGCCATCCGGAGGTCCAGGGAATTCTGGGCTGGACAAAGGGGAAAGGCATCGTAATTGAAGGTGCTGAAGAGATCAATCCGGTGGAGGATCATCGGGTTGGCCTGGTAGCCCAGACAACACAACCACTGGCGAACTATCAGGCGGTGGTTGAAGCTCTTCAAAAACAGGGGCTGCAAGTGGACGCGCGCAACACCATTTGTCATGCCACGGGGGAACGCCAGCAGGCTGCTCTGGAGCTGGCTAAAACGGTGGACGTGATGATTGTGGTCGGCGGCAAAGAAAGCGCCAATACCAAAAAATTGGCCAGAATTTGTCAGGAAACCGGCACCCCTACCTATCATGTGGAATCAGCCCAAGAACTACAGGAAGATTGGTTCAGGGAAGCTGGAACTTGTGGGCTGACAGCGGGTGCTTCAACACCTGACGCAATTATAGAGGAGGTAAAAAGAAGGATGAACGAAATGGACCAGATGAATGGCGAGGAAGCCATGCAGGATGCGATGGAGGTAAAATCTCCCCGGGCCGGAGAGTTGGTTAAGGGAGTGGTTGTCCAGATAGGAATGGACGAAGTCATGGTGGATGTGGGGGCTAAATCCGAAGGGGTTGTTCCCCGCAAAGAACTGGCCTGCTATGGTGTAGATAATCCCCAGGATGTTGTTAAGGTGGGGGATGAGATAGAATGCGTGGTTATTAAATCCGAAGACAATGAAGGCCGGTTAATCCTATCCAAAGAACGGGCCGATGCTGAAAAGGCCTGGGGCGGCCTGGAAGAAGCCATGGAAAAGGGCACCATTATCCAGGGAACGGTCCGTGAGGTGGTCAAAGGCGGATTGCTGGTGGATGTAGGGGTTCGCGCCTTTATGCCGGCTTCTCTGGTGGACCGCGGGTATGTTGAAGATCTTTCCAAATACCTGAATGAGAAAATCAGCGTTCGGGTGATTGAAATGAATAAACAACGCAAAAAGGTTGTCATCTCCCGGAAAGCGGTTCTGGAAGAAGAATATGCCCGCAAGCGGGAAGAGCTTTTGGAGACCCTGGAAGAAGGTCAAACCGTTAAAGGGATTGTACGCCGGTTGACCCAGTTTGGCGCCTTTGTGGACCTGGGCGGACTGGACGGCCTGCTGCATATTTCCGAAATGAGCTGGCATCGTATTAACCACCCCTCGGAAGTCGTTAAGGCTGGCGATGAGCTGGAAGTAATGGTGTTGAAAGTGGACCGGGAAAATGAAAAAATTTCCCTGGGGCTGAAACAAATTCTGCCCAATCCCTGGGATAACATTGAAGAGAAGTATCCCGTGGACAAAGTCTTTCCGGCCAAAGTGGTTCGCCTGGCCTCTTTTGGCGCCTTTGTTCAATTGGAGCCGGGGGTTGAGGGACTGGTTCACATTTCTCACCTGGCGGACCGTCATGTGGCCAAGCCCGATGAGGTAGTCCGCGAAGGAGAAGAGGTTAATGTGAAGGTCCTCAGTGTGGATCCTGTGGAAAAACGCATCCGTCTTTCCATTCGCGAGGTGAACAGTGAAGGCCGCCCGGCCCGGGAGCCCCGCCAGAACAAGCAGGAAACAGCACCGATTGTTGAAGAGAACAAAGAAGAAAACGGACCCACCCTGGGAGATGTTTTTGGCGACATGTTTAAACAGGAAGAAAAGTAA
- a CDS encoding HutP family protein, whose translation MILHGSRKVARVAIEMAMTETRDQEKEYKNKFLNDGIRTAAVDYGGDFISSVNRIIERAVVAAKREGVIKEVHADEGAVAGATREALSMIMQKAVGLNVGGKIGIARQADHISVAVFFGVGLLHLDEVAIGLGHRAVSSL comes from the coding sequence TTGATTCTCCACGGGAGCAGGAAAGTAGCCAGAGTGGCCATTGAAATGGCCATGACAGAGACCAGAGACCAAGAAAAAGAATATAAAAACAAATTTTTAAACGATGGAATCCGCACAGCGGCCGTGGATTACGGCGGAGATTTTATTTCTTCCGTCAACCGGATCATTGAAAGGGCGGTTGTGGCAGCCAAAAGAGAAGGGGTTATTAAAGAAGTTCATGCGGATGAGGGTGCGGTGGCCGGGGCCACCCGGGAAGCCCTGTCGATGATTATGCAGAAGGCTGTAGGATTAAATGTAGGTGGCAAAATCGGTATCGCCCGCCAGGCAGATCACATCAGTGTTGCGGTTTTCTTTGGAGTAGGGTTGCTGCATCTGGATGAGGTTGCCATTGGTTTGGGTCACCGTGCAGTATCAAGTCTATAA
- a CDS encoding nucleoside recognition domain-containing protein, whose protein sequence is MVNYVWLSMMVFGILVAGAQGHIEVVTKAALDGAQVAVKTSLSLIAIITFWLGIMKLAEAAGLIQALARLVRPVTAFLFPSVPKDHPAMGAIVMNLSANILGLGNAATPMGLIAMQELQKLNKQRPDTASEAMCTFLAINTGCITLIPTTIIGIRLLYGSQDPTAVVGTTIFATLCGMTVAILADRILRSLYRNRG, encoded by the coding sequence TTGGTAAACTATGTTTGGTTGAGTATGATGGTATTTGGAATTCTTGTGGCCGGTGCCCAGGGACATATTGAAGTGGTTACCAAAGCCGCCCTGGATGGAGCTCAGGTGGCTGTAAAGACTTCGCTGAGCCTCATTGCCATTATCACCTTCTGGCTTGGTATCATGAAATTGGCTGAAGCAGCCGGATTAATTCAGGCTTTGGCCCGGTTGGTTAGACCGGTCACGGCTTTTTTGTTTCCCAGTGTGCCCAAGGACCACCCTGCTATGGGGGCTATTGTCATGAACCTGAGCGCAAATATTCTGGGTCTGGGAAATGCGGCTACGCCCATGGGCCTGATTGCCATGCAGGAACTGCAGAAACTGAATAAACAGCGTCCTGATACCGCATCCGAGGCCATGTGCACTTTTCTAGCCATCAACACCGGGTGCATCACCTTAATCCCCACCACCATCATTGGTATCCGCCTGCTGTATGGGAGCCAAGATCCTACCGCGGTTGTGGGGACAACCATCTTTGCCACTCTCTGCGGCATGACCGTGGCCATTTTGGCCGACCGGATTCTGCGCAGCCTGTATAGAAACAGGGGGTGA
- the cmk gene encoding (d)CMP kinase, which yields MYNKLDKLSVAIDGPAGAGKSTVAKQVANRLNLVYIDTGAMYRAVTLKALRGEVDLDRQEELTGLARQSRIDLVGATPQRVFLDGEDVTEEIRTPEVSRSVSLVAMVPGVREVLVEQQRRLAEETGVVMDGRDIGTVVLPRAQAKFFLTASAEERARRRAKELMDKGYTIDITALTEEIRERDQLDSNRTVSPLVPAGDAIIIDSSGMTVEEVVHRIVAEIKQGEL from the coding sequence TTGTATAATAAATTGGATAAATTAAGCGTAGCCATTGACGGACCTGCGGGGGCGGGAAAAAGCACGGTGGCTAAACAGGTGGCCAACCGGTTAAACCTGGTGTATATCGATACCGGAGCTATGTACCGGGCCGTGACTCTCAAGGCTTTGCGCGGGGAAGTGGATTTGGACCGGCAGGAGGAGTTAACCGGATTAGCCCGGCAGTCCAGGATTGATTTGGTGGGGGCCACCCCCCAAAGAGTCTTTTTGGATGGCGAGGACGTGACCGAAGAAATACGGACTCCCGAAGTATCCCGCAGTGTCTCTTTGGTTGCCATGGTACCGGGCGTAAGAGAAGTTTTGGTGGAGCAACAGCGGAGGTTGGCCGAGGAAACCGGTGTTGTGATGGATGGGCGTGATATTGGCACCGTTGTGTTGCCCCGGGCCCAGGCGAAGTTTTTTCTCACGGCCTCTGCAGAGGAACGAGCCCGCAGACGGGCAAAGGAATTAATGGATAAAGGTTATACCATCGACATAACCGCATTAACCGAGGAAATTCGGGAAAGAGATCAACTGGACAGCAACCGGACGGTGTCCCCGCTGGTTCCCGCCGGAGACGCCATCATTATTGACAGTTCCGGTATGACCGTGGAGGAAGTGGTTCATCGAATTGTTGCTGAGATTAAGCAAGGGGAATTGTAG